A region of the Gaiellales bacterium genome:
GGCGATCGAGCTGATGCCGGTCGCCGAGTTTCCGGGGGGCCGGAACTGGGGCTACGACGGCGTCTTCCCCTACGCGGTGCAGTCGACCTACGGCGGCCCTGAGGGGCTGATGCGGCTCGTCGACGCCGCGCACGCTGCCGGCCTCGCCGTCTGCCTGGACGTGGTCTACAATCACCTCGGGCCCGAGGGTAACGTGCTCGGGCGCTACGGCCCGTACTTCACCGACCGCTACCGCACGCCGTGGGGCGACGCGGTGAACGTCGACGGCCCGGACAGCGATCCGGTTCGCGGGTATCTGGTGGGCAACGCGCTGCGGTGGTTCGAGACATTCCACCTGGACGCGCTCAGGCTGGACGCCGTGCACGCGATCGCCGACCAGAGCGCCGTGCCCTTTCTGGCCGAGCTCTCCGAGGCGGTGTCCGGGCTCGAGCAGCAGCTCGGGCGGCCGCTGCACCTGATCGCCGAGAGCGACCTCAACGACCCGCGCATGGTGACGGCGCGCGCGGCCAACGGGCTGGGGATGGATGCCCAGTGGAGCGACGACTTCCACCACGCGCTGCACCGGCTGCTGACCGGCGAGCAGCGGGGGTACTACGCGGACTTCGGCGACCCCGGCGCGCTGGCGAAGGCGTTTCGCGACGGGTTCGTGGTGGACGGTGGACGGTCGGGGTACCGGCGGCGGCGCCACGGCGCCGGCGCGCGCGGCATCCCGGGGCGCCGCCTGGTCGTCTACTCGCAGAACCACGACCAGATCGGGAACCGGATGGCCGGCGACCGGCTGATCGAGACGGCGGGAGACGACGCGGCGCGCGTGGCCGCCGTCGCGGTGCTGCTGGCGCCGTTCGTCCCGATGCTGTTCATGGGCGAGGAGCACGGCGAGCGGGCGCCGTTCCCCTACTTCGTCAGCCACACCGACCCGGACCTGGTCGAGGCGGTGCGAACCGGGCGGGCGGAGGAGTTCTCGGGATTCGGCTGGGGCGGCGAGCCGCCCGACCCGCAGAGCGAGGGGACGTTCGCGAGCGCGCGGCTCGACTGGTCGCTTCGCGACACGCCCGACGGCGCCGCGATGCTCGACCTGTACAGGCGGCTGCTCGAGCTCCGGCGCACGCGCCCGGCGCTGCGCCGGCTCGACACCGGGCGCATCGAGACCCACGCGGTGCCGGGGACGACGTGGGTCCGCCGCTGGGGCGACGGCGACGACGTGCTCATCTGCCTGCACACCGACGCGTCGCCGGCCGAGACCCTGGTTCCCCGCCCCGGTCTGTGGACGGTCGCCGTCGACACCGGCGGATCCCTGGAGCCGGGGACGGCCGTGGCCGGATCGGTCTCCCTCACGGGCCGCTGCGCGCTGGTGCTGATCGGCGAGGGCGCCTCCGGTGGCTGAATTCCGCGTGTGGCCCGGGAATCCGTACCCGCTGGGCGCAACGTGGGACGGCGAGGGGACGAACTTCGCGATCTTCTCCGAGCACGCGACCGGCGTCGAGCTGTGCCTGTTCGACGGCGTTGATGCCGGCGAGGAGAGCCACCGCATCGAGCTGGTCGAGCGCACCGACCTGATCTGGCATGCGTACCTCCCGGATGTCCGCCCCGGGCAGCTCTACGGGTATCGGATCCACGGCCCCTACGCGCCCGCGGAGGGACACCGGTTCAACCCGAACAAGCTGGTGCTCGACCCCTACGCGAAGGCGATCGACGGGGATGTCGTCTGGAACGATGCGCTGTTCGGCTACTCGGTCGGCGATCCGCAGGAGGATCTGTCCTTCGACGAGCGCGACAGCGCCCCGTACATCCCCAAGTGCTCGGTGATCGACCCGTCCTTCACGTGGGGGGACGACCGCCCGCCCGCGATCCCGTTCAACCGCTCGCTGATCTACGAGTGCCACGTGCGCGGCATGACGATGCTGCATCCCGGCGTACCCGAGGAGCTGCGCGGGACGTACCTGGGAATGGCGAGCGACCCGATCATCGACCACCTGCTCAGCCTGGGCGTGACGGCGGTCGAGCTGATGCCGGTGCACCAGTTCGTCAAGGACCGGTACCTGGCCGACAAGGGGCTCACCAACTACTGGGGCTACAACTCGATCGCGTTCCTGGCGCCGGAGAACCGCTACGCGGCCAGCTCGCGCCCGGGCAGCCACGTCAGCGAGTTCAAGTCGATGGTGAAGGCGTTCCACCGCGCTGGCATCGAGGTGATCCTCGACGTCGTCTACAACCACACCGGCGAGGGGAACCAGATGGGGCCGACGATCGGGCTGCGGGGCGTCGACAACAAGGCGTACTACCGGCTGACCCCGGGTGACGAGCGCTACTACTTCGACTTCACCGGTACCGGGAACAGCCTCAACATGCGGCACCCGCGGACGGTCCAGCTGATCTTCGACAGCCTCCGGTACTGGGTGCTCGACATGCACGTCGACGGTTTCCGCTTCGACCTCGCACCGGTGCTCGCCCGCGAGCTGTACGAGGTCGACCGCCTGGGCGCGTTCTTCGACATCATGCAGCAGGACCCGGTCCTGTCCCAGGTGAAGCTGATCGCCGAGCCGTGGGATCTTGGCGAGGGCGGTTACCAGATCGGCAACTTCCCGGTCGGCTGGGCGGAGTGGAACGGCGAGTACCGCGACGGCGTGCGAGCGTTCTGGCGCGGCGATCCGGGGAAGATCGGCGTGGTCGCGTCCCGGGTCTCGGGATCGAGCGACCTCTACGCGGCCGGCGGCCGCCGGACGTATGCGAGCGTCAACTTCGTGACGGCGCACGACGGCTACACGCTGGACGACCTCGTCTCGTACGAGCAGAAGCACAACGAGGCGAACGGCGAGGACAACCGCGACGGCGCGGACGACAATCACAGCCGGAACTGGGGCGCCGAGGGGCCGACCGACAGCCCGGCGATCGTGACGATGCGCCAGCGGATGAAGAAGAACTTCCTCGCCACGCTCGTGTTCAGCCAGGGCGTGCGCATGCTGCTCGGCGGCGACGAGATGGGGCGCACACAGCGGGGCAATAACAACGCCTACTGTCAGGACAACGAGCTGTCCTGGGTGCACTGGGACATCGACGCGGAGGGCCGCGAGCTGCTCGCGTTCACCCGCGAGATCCTGCGCATCTTCCGCGACAACCCGGTGTTTCGCCGGCGCGCCTTCTTCACCGGCCGGCCGGTGCGCGGCGAGATCAAGGACGTCACGTGGCTGCATCCCTCGGGTCGCGAGATGAGCGAGCAGGACTGGTCGGACGGGAACCTGCGCGCGATCGGGATGCTGATCGACGGCGAGGCCACGGACGAGGTGGACGAGCGGGGACGCCCGATACGCGGCCGCACCGTGCTGCTGATGCTGAACGGCGGCGAGAACAGCCGGCGGTTCGTGATCCCCCAGCTCGGTCTTCCGGGCATGTGGCTGGAGCGCATGAACACCGCGCGCAACGGCACCCGCCCGATCCGCCGGCAGGCGGTGAACGTGATCGCCCATTCGATGATCCTTGCCGAGCTGACGCGTGACCCGGCGGCGGCCGGGCGGTGACGCGGCCGGTCTCGAGCTACCGCCTGCAGCTGTCGCCGGCCTTCACGCTGCATGACGCGCTTGCCGTGCTCCCGTACCTGAACCGGCTCGGCGTTCACCACCTCTACCTCTCGCCGATCCTCGCGGCACGTCCCGGCAGCGCGCACGGCTACGACGTCGTCGATCCCACGCGGGTGAGCGGCGAGCTGGGCGGCGAGCAGGCGCTGCGCGCGCTCGCCGACGCCGCTTCGGAGCGGGGCATGGGGCTGACCGCCGACATCGTGCCGAACCACATGGCGGCGGACGAGTCCAACCCCTGGTGGTGGGACGTCCTGCGGTCGGGACGCGAGTCCCCACACGCCGTCGCGTTCGACATCGACTGGGAGGCGCCGGCCGCGGCCGGCCGGCTGGTGCTCCCTGTGCTCGGCGAGGCGCTCGACGACGCGCTCGCCTCCGGGGCGGTCCACGCGGTCGACGACGGGGACGGCCCGCTCGTCGGCTACCACGACCGGCGCTTCCCGCTCGCACCGGGCAGCGAGGGCCTCGCGCTGAGCGACCTCGCCGCCGCGCTGCGCGAGCAGCGCTACGAGCTCTGCTTCTGGCGCGAGGGCCTCGAGCGGCTGAACTACCGGCGCTTCTTCGACGTCTCCGACCTGGTCGCGCTGCGTGCCGACGACCCGGAGGTCTTCCGCCGGTCGCACGAGCTGGTGCTCCGGCTGGTTCGTGAAGGTGTGCTGCAGGGGCTTCGCGTCGACCACGTCGACGGCCTCGCCGATCCCGGGGCGTACCTCCGCCGGCTGCGAGAGGGTGCGCCCGGGGCGTACATCGTGGTCGAGAAGATCCTCGCTCCGGACGAGGCGGTGCCGCACGACTGGCCGGTCGAGGGCACGACCGGATACGAGTTTCTGGCATGTGCCGGCGGTCTGTTCGTGGACCCCGGCGGCGCGGCGGCGATGGCGGAGACCTACGTCGCCGCCACCGGGAGGCCGGCCGCCTTCGAACGGACGGCGCTGCGGGCGAAGCGGGAGGCGCTGCGCCGGCTCTTCGCCCCGGACACCGACCGCGTCCTCCGCCGCGCCGAGGCCGCGGGGCTCGGCACGCCGTCGGATCTGCGAGAGCCGCTCGCCGCGCTGACGGTGCACCTGGACGCGTACCGCACGTATGCCGACTCCGGCGGGTTGTCGCCGGAGGATCGGGGCCGTCTGGAGCGCGCCACCCATGCTGCGGCGGAGGAGGTGGCTGACGTCAAGGCTCTCCGCCGCCTGGCCGCCGCCGTCGAAGCGCCAGGCGAGCGGACGCTCCCGTTCGTCCAGGGCTGGCAGCAGCTGACCGGGCCGGTGGCCGCGAAGGGCGTGGAGGATACCGCGCTCTACCGCGACACCCGGCTGCTGGCGCGCAACGAGCCGGGCCTCGATCCATCCTTCATGAGCGCGACGCCGCGGCAGCTGCACGCGTGGTGCGCGGGGCAGGCGGCACGGCACCCGATGACGACCACGTCGACGCACGACACCAAGCGCGGCGAGGATGTCCGCTCCCGGATCGCCGCGCTGACGCTCGTGCCGGAGCGGTGGGCAGCGTTCTGGGAACGCTGGCGCGACCCGGCGCTGAACGGGGCGGACGCCTCGGCCGACTGGCTGGCGCTGCAGACGCTGGCCGGGTCGTATCCGGCCGGCGGCGACGGGTACCCGGACCGGATCTCCGCGTACCTGGTGAAGGCGCTGCGGGAGGCGAAGGAGGGGACGAGCTGGCTCGACCCCGACGAGGCATACGAGGCGCGCGCGGTCGGCCGGACGCGGGAGCTGCTCGCGGATCGCGACTTCGCCGAAGCGGTCGGCGCGCTTGCCGGAGAGCTGGAGCGGCTGGGAGCGGCCATCTCGCTCGGGCAGCTGGTGGCGAAGCTGATCGCGCCGGGGTGTCCCGACGTCTACTGGGGCAACGAGCGCACGCGGCTCACGCTGGTCGACCCCGACAATCGCGGGCCGGTCGACTTCGAGGGCAACGACCGGCTGTTGCGCGAGCTGGAGCACCGGCACGCCGAGGACGCCGAGGGACTGGCGAAGGAGCTCGCGGCGACGATCGAGGACGGACGCATGAAGCTGCTGATGACGCACCTCGGGCTGCGGCTGCGGCGCAGGCGGGAGCGCCTGTTCGCGAATGCCCGCTACGTCGCCGTCGACGGCGGCGCCGGCGTGTACGCCGCCGCGCGGCAGCACGAGGGCGAATGGGTGCTCGGGGTGGCCGGGCTGCGGCCGGGAACACCGTTCGCGGACCTGGCGCTGGAGCGTGCCGGCGGCATGCCGGAGCGTTGGCGGGACGTGCTGACGGGCCGGATCGTCGAGCTCAGCGATACGCCGCTCACGGTGCTCCTGGCAGCGTCCCCCGCGACGATGCTCGAGCCTGTGTGACGATCTTGATGCCGACTGAGGCAACAGCTACGATGGCCGGGTCTTCTTCCCCGTCTGCCGTGTGTGCAGACCCACGTGCCACGCGGCCCGAGCTGGACGCGGAACCGCGGGCACACCAGCACGATCGAGCGGCACCCCACCTCGCTGCGCGCGGCGCGGCGGCCGGAGGTGGTGCCTCGCTGCGCCTGCCGGCGGCGGGGGAGACGGCCCTGGACACCGAAGCCGCCGAAAGGACACGCTGATGGACGAACAGACCCGAGCCAACCTGCTCCAGGCGATGCACGAGGAGGCGTTCGCGCACGCCAAGTTCCTGCTGTTCGCGGCGAACGCCGAAACGGCGGGCGAGGTGGAGGCTGCGGAGCTGCTGCGCAGGTCGGCAGCGGCGCAGGAGGAGCACTTCGAGCGGATGGCGGAGGTGTACGAGCTGACGCGAACCGTCGTGGAGGATCTCGGCGACGCGATCGCGACGG
Encoded here:
- the glgX gene encoding glycogen debranching protein GlgX, translated to MAEFRVWPGNPYPLGATWDGEGTNFAIFSEHATGVELCLFDGVDAGEESHRIELVERTDLIWHAYLPDVRPGQLYGYRIHGPYAPAEGHRFNPNKLVLDPYAKAIDGDVVWNDALFGYSVGDPQEDLSFDERDSAPYIPKCSVIDPSFTWGDDRPPAIPFNRSLIYECHVRGMTMLHPGVPEELRGTYLGMASDPIIDHLLSLGVTAVELMPVHQFVKDRYLADKGLTNYWGYNSIAFLAPENRYAASSRPGSHVSEFKSMVKAFHRAGIEVILDVVYNHTGEGNQMGPTIGLRGVDNKAYYRLTPGDERYYFDFTGTGNSLNMRHPRTVQLIFDSLRYWVLDMHVDGFRFDLAPVLARELYEVDRLGAFFDIMQQDPVLSQVKLIAEPWDLGEGGYQIGNFPVGWAEWNGEYRDGVRAFWRGDPGKIGVVASRVSGSSDLYAAGGRRTYASVNFVTAHDGYTLDDLVSYEQKHNEANGEDNRDGADDNHSRNWGAEGPTDSPAIVTMRQRMKKNFLATLVFSQGVRMLLGGDEMGRTQRGNNNAYCQDNELSWVHWDIDAEGRELLAFTREILRIFRDNPVFRRRAFFTGRPVRGEIKDVTWLHPSGREMSEQDWSDGNLRAIGMLIDGEATDEVDERGRPIRGRTVLLMLNGGENSRRFVIPQLGLPGMWLERMNTARNGTRPIRRQAVNVIAHSMILAELTRDPAAAGR
- the treZ gene encoding malto-oligosyltrehalose trehalohydrolase, coding for MIVDERRPGAWAGEGDGTAFRVWAPFAERVELDLGDGRVPLEGLGDGWHGRVCEAAAGTRYGYVLDGGDPLPDPASGWQPDGVHGRSAVAPVQHPWTDREWRGMPLEQLVLYELHVGTFTAEGTFDAAVPRLAELAELGVTAIELMPVAEFPGGRNWGYDGVFPYAVQSTYGGPEGLMRLVDAAHAAGLAVCLDVVYNHLGPEGNVLGRYGPYFTDRYRTPWGDAVNVDGPDSDPVRGYLVGNALRWFETFHLDALRLDAVHAIADQSAVPFLAELSEAVSGLEQQLGRPLHLIAESDLNDPRMVTARAANGLGMDAQWSDDFHHALHRLLTGEQRGYYADFGDPGALAKAFRDGFVVDGGRSGYRRRRHGAGARGIPGRRLVVYSQNHDQIGNRMAGDRLIETAGDDAARVAAVAVLLAPFVPMLFMGEEHGERAPFPYFVSHTDPDLVEAVRTGRAEEFSGFGWGGEPPDPQSEGTFASARLDWSLRDTPDGAAMLDLYRRLLELRRTRPALRRLDTGRIETHAVPGTTWVRRWGDGDDVLICLHTDASPAETLVPRPGLWTVAVDTGGSLEPGTAVAGSVSLTGRCALVLIGEGASGG
- the treY gene encoding malto-oligosyltrehalose synthase, with translation MTRPVSSYRLQLSPAFTLHDALAVLPYLNRLGVHHLYLSPILAARPGSAHGYDVVDPTRVSGELGGEQALRALADAASERGMGLTADIVPNHMAADESNPWWWDVLRSGRESPHAVAFDIDWEAPAAAGRLVLPVLGEALDDALASGAVHAVDDGDGPLVGYHDRRFPLAPGSEGLALSDLAAALREQRYELCFWREGLERLNYRRFFDVSDLVALRADDPEVFRRSHELVLRLVREGVLQGLRVDHVDGLADPGAYLRRLREGAPGAYIVVEKILAPDEAVPHDWPVEGTTGYEFLACAGGLFVDPGGAAAMAETYVAATGRPAAFERTALRAKREALRRLFAPDTDRVLRRAEAAGLGTPSDLREPLAALTVHLDAYRTYADSGGLSPEDRGRLERATHAAAEEVADVKALRRLAAAVEAPGERTLPFVQGWQQLTGPVAAKGVEDTALYRDTRLLARNEPGLDPSFMSATPRQLHAWCAGQAARHPMTTTSTHDTKRGEDVRSRIAALTLVPERWAAFWERWRDPALNGADASADWLALQTLAGSYPAGGDGYPDRISAYLVKALREAKEGTSWLDPDEAYEARAVGRTRELLADRDFAEAVGALAGELERLGAAISLGQLVAKLIAPGCPDVYWGNERTRLTLVDPDNRGPVDFEGNDRLLRELEHRHAEDAEGLAKELAATIEDGRMKLLMTHLGLRLRRRRERLFANARYVAVDGGAGVYAAARQHEGEWVLGVAGLRPGTPFADLALERAGGMPERWRDVLTGRIVELSDTPLTVLLAASPATMLEPV